One segment of Rosa chinensis cultivar Old Blush chromosome 6, RchiOBHm-V2, whole genome shotgun sequence DNA contains the following:
- the LOC112170921 gene encoding uncharacterized protein LOC112170921 — protein sequence MHEHVLEMTNLAAKLKALGMNVDEFFLVQFILNSLHPQYEAFQINYNTIKDKWNVNELSCMLVQEEGRLKQQEQNSIHLVGHGAERKFGRKPGKGAKKGPPKNNGPADAAQAPNKGLKDKCHFCRKEGHYQYDCPKRKAWFEKKGIPYNLKPKSK from the exons ATGCATGAGCATGTTCTTGAAATGACTAATTTGGCAGCAAAATTGAAGGCCTTGGGAATGAATGTGGATGAGTTCTTTCTTGttcaatttattttgaactcCTTGCATCCTCAGTATGAAGCATTTCAGATTAACTATAACACTATTAAGGATAAGTGGAATGTTAATGAATTGTCCTGTATGCTTGTTCAAGAGGAAGGAAGGCTTAAGCAACAAGAACAAAATTCCATTCATCTTGTAGGTCATGGAGCTGAAagaaaatttggaagaaaaCCTGGAAAGGGTGCTAAGAAAGGACCACCAAAGAACAATGGACCTGCTGATGCTGCTCAAGCTCCTAATAAGGGACTGAAGGACAAATGTCATTTCTGTAGAAAGGAAGGACATTATCAATATGATTGCCCAAAACGTAAGGCATGGTTCGAAAAGAAAG GGATTCCTTACAACCTAAAGCCTAAatccaaatga
- the LOC112171900 gene encoding uncharacterized protein LOC112171900 isoform X3, which produces MKILIPTINDGALKITTRNQLFVCQNRVLKFKSGDLLKSMKTKHHHLTCTSLTLKRDIVVLYINHIAPGGLLQWRFEFMGTIWSRFLLLWWFWRTGQLAEHHFIDDCGSLCQTLREKYELWFERIHARLAVPLSVRLLKLQSKSQPSSANTKCHVWIQ; this is translated from the exons ATGAAGATACTGATCCCAACAATTAACGATGGTGCATTGAAAATCACCACCAGGAACCAACTATTCGTATGTCAAAATAGAGTATTGAAATTTAAAAGTGGAGATTTACTCAAGTCCATGAAGACGAAGCACCACCACCTTACCTGCACAAGCTTGACTTTAAAAAG GGACATCGTTGTGCTATATATAAATCATATTGCCCCCGGTGGCTTATTGCAATGGAG ATTTGAGTTTATGGGAACAATATGGAGTCGTTTCTTACTGCTATGGTGGTTTTGGAGGACAGGACAGCTAGCTGAACATCATTTCATTGATGACTGCGGATCATTGTGTCAAACTCTGAGGGAAAAATATGAACTTTGG TTCGAGAGGATACATGCAAGATTGGCTGTCCCACTGTCTGTGCGGCTGCTGAAATTACAGAGTAAATCTCAGCCCTCATCAGCTAATACCAAATGTCATGTGTGGATACAGTAA
- the LOC121049960 gene encoding uncharacterized protein LOC121049960 gives MEHSRDRATGGSINSPPWFEGGCEKYTQWKIYMKSYLYAQDEHVWNIVENGWSVPMTKAKEEGASTTTPKPRKDWTEEEVRNLQADFKAKNSIFTALSEREKLRISHCETAKQAWDLLQITYEGNKKVRAQKLQALIFEFETMTMADDETVDDFHGRILKISGQCRSLGAPFDEDKIVKKILRALPEKFHSKVTSIEDSFDIDDYPLDELIGNLKTYEMRLKPEKKNKGVAFKAVKEIEEEEGSLDLALLTKEFKKFLKSKNSSKNTNAPRRNNYIGSGNNSDYNSKNGRGNFKGNHSGKPKCYECGGFGHISTDCGNRKLGNSNNKSLLSTWSDDESQEIENVALVSSLLPDSESDEYFSDDDETNVRCKQLYKASKATLIRNLSLEKEVDFLRTEKEKVEKLFESSQSAWKLEKSKLVSESADLQGDQKILTWKTEKNEYLNKIKLLELDVKGQRALNLELLAKNESLQHELKLTQERFMKFDISSTSMSKLLGSGKAPHDTCGLGYTGEDSKSTKFVRASKPSVEQIDVSLDDHVKSVREGNSNQHHQVKLDQESPTGQHSKIHQRSHIEATCLVALTAFADKRRDFWYVDSGCSRHMTGDKTWFTSFEDENTSGSVTFGDGRKANILARGTVNTPGIPNLKNVLFVEGLTANLISVSHLADDYEDVWFNKQRCLVLNQKGEGIMGGMRSVDNCYHIQANESSSLQSCLSVKSTEETFELWHRKMGHINYQDLLKLSSKQCVRGLPNLKGKTDKMCGDCKVGKQTKAPHRMVNSATTSQVLELLHMDLMGPAQSESLGGKSYILVVVDDFSRYTWVNFLKDKTETFESFKNLSQKLIIEKQSSNNCLVRIRSDNGTEFKNASFSNYCHELGVSHEFSAPITPQQNGIVERKNRVLLDMARVLLHAAGLSKNFWAEAISTACYTINRVFLRPGNDQTAYELWKGSNICRYLTLLGHTFTEY, from the exons ATGGAACATTCACGTGATAGGGCTACTGGGGGATCTATAAATAGTCCTCCCTGGTTCGAAGgtggatgtgaaaaatacaCTCAATGGAAGATTTACATGAAATCATACCTCTATGCTCAAGATGAACACGTGTGGAACATCGTAGAAAATGGCTGGAGTGTACCTAtgacaaaagcaaaagaagaaggcGCTTCCACTACCACTCCCAAACCAAGGAAGGACTGGACTGAGGAAGAAGTTCGTAACTTGCAAGCAGATTTCAAAGCGAAGAACAGCATCTTCACAGCCCTATCGGAGCGGGAAAAACTGAGGATAAGTCATTGTGAGACTGCCAAGCAGGCATGGGATCTCCTACAGATTACATAcgaaggaaataaaaaggtacGTGCACAGAAACTGCAAGCACTGATTTTTGAATTCGAAACCATGACTATGGCAGATGATGAAACCGTGGATGACTTCCATGGTAGAATTCTTAAAATCTCCGGTCAGTGTCGCAGTCTAGGAGCAccttttgatgaagataaaatAGTCAAAAAGATACTCAGGGCTCTGCCGGAAAAATTTCACTCAAAGGTTACGAGCATAGAGGACTCTTTTGATATAGATGATTATCCACTTGATGAGCTCATcggaaatttgaaaacctatgagatgaggttaaaacctgagaagaaaaaCAAGGGCGTAGCCTTCAAAGCAgtgaaagaaattgaagaggaagaaggatcACTAGATCTTGCTCTACTGACGAAGGaattcaaaaaatttctcaaaagcaaGAACTCCTCTAAAAACACGAATGCTCCCAGAAGGAATAACTATATTGGCAGTGGTAACAACAGTGACTACAATAGTAAGAATGGAAGAGGAAACTTCAAAGGAAATCACTCAGGGAAACCAAAATGCTATGAATGTGGTGGTTTCGGTCACATTTCTACTGACTGTGGAAATAGGAAGCTTGGAAACAGCAACAACAAGTCACTCCTTTCAACTTGGAGTGATGATGAATctcaagaaattgaaaatgtggCTCTTGTCTCATCATTGTTGCCTGATTCTGAAAGTGATGAGTATTtctctgatgatgatgaaacaaatgttCGCTGCAAACAACTCTACAAAGCTTCAAAGGCCACTCTGATTAGAAACTTGAGCTTGGAAAAAGAAGTAGATTTCCTGAggactgaaaaagaaaaggtggagAAACTATTCGAATCCTCACAATCTGCATGGAAACTGGAGAAAAGCAAACTCGTGAGTGAATCGGCAGATCTACAAGGTGACCAAAAGATACTGACGTGGAAGACTGAAAAGAATGAGTATCTCAACAAGATCAAACTTCTAGAACTGGATGTTAAAGGACAAAGAGCCCTGAACTTGGAACTGTTAGCGAAAAATGAGTCTCTACAACATGAGTTAAAATTAACTCAAGAAAGATTCATGAAGTTTGATATCAGCTCCACTTCCATGTCCAAGTTACTTGGATCAGGAAAAGCTCCTCATGATACATGTGGGCTAGGATACACTGGAGAAGATTCCAAAAGCACCAAATTCGTACGTGCCTCAAAACCATCTGTAGAGCAGATAGATGTCTCCCTTGATGATCATGTCAAAAGTGTAAGGGAAGGTAATTCAAACCAACATCATCAGGTAAAACTTGACCAAGAATCCCCCACTGGTCAACACAG CAAAATTCATCAACGCTCTCACATTGAGGCAACTTGTTTGGTAGCTTTAACTGCATTTGCTGACAAACGACGAGATTTTTGGTATGTTGACAGTGGTTGTTCTAGACACATGACTGGAGACAAAACCTGGTTTACTTCATTTGAGGATGAAAATACCTCTGGATCAGTCACGTTTGGAGATGGGAGGAAAGCTAACATTCTAGCTCGAGGTACAGTAAACACTCCAGGTATACCTAACCTTAAAAATGTGTTATTTGTTGAAGGATTAACTGCAAATCTGATTAGCGTCAGCCATTTGGCTGATGACTATGAAGATGTGTGGTTTAACAAACAGAGATGTTTGGTCCTAAATCAGAAAGGTGAAGGTATCATGGGAGGTATGAGATCTGTTGATAACTGTTATCATATTCAAGCAAATGAATCTTCTAGTTTGCAGTCTTGTTTGTCTGTTAAATCCACAGAGGAAACCTTTGAactttggcacagaaagatggGACATATCAACTATCAGGACTTGCTGAAATTATCTTCCAAACAATGTGTCCGAGGCTTGCCAAATTTAAAAGGTAAAACTGACAAGATGTGTGGAGACTGCAAGGTTGGAAAGCAAACTAAGGCACCTCACAGAATGGTAAATTCTGCGACAACCTCACAAGTATTGGAACTATTACACATGGATCTCATGGGACCAGCTCAATCTGAAAGTCTTGGAGGTAAGAGCTACATACTAGTAGTTGTAGATGATTTCTCAAGATACACCTGGGTAAACTTCTTGAAAGACAAAACTGAAACGTTTGAGTCCTTTAAGAACTTGAGTCAAAAATTAATCATTGAGAAACAATCATCTAATAACTGTTTAGTGAGAATAAGATCAGATAATGGAACTGAATTTAAAAATGCCTCTTTTTCTAACTACTGTCATGAGCTTGGTGTGTCACATGAGTTCTCAGCTCCAATAACCCCTCAACAAAATGGGATagtggaaaggaaaaatagggtaCTGCTAGACATGGCTCGAGTATTACTACACGCTGCAGGTTTAAGCAAAAACTTTTGGGCTGAGGCGATCAGCACTGCTTGCTACACAATAAATAGAGTATTCCTTAGACCAGGAAATGATCAAACTGCTTACGAgctgtggaaag GAAGTAACATTTGCAGATACCTCACCCTTCTCGGTCACACCTTCACAGAATACTGA
- the LOC112170923 gene encoding uncharacterized protein LOC112170923: MNCLIWNYQVIVNNRTRYALKSLIQKHKASLVFLSETHCTKLQHQSLLKSTGLSQIAHFDRVDRAGGLALLWDASISVNVRMVDRYFIDAIVKGPDQVEWRFTSFYGHPETKRHHNSWDLLRSLAGDPLERWVVAGDFNEILELGEKSGGRLWNLGQMQAFRQALTNYHLEDMGAAGGSYTWCDSRTKERLDRCTASSTWWAAFSFSRVVHLHPSRSNHVPLLLEVRCVPPGHERRRRQFRFEEMWCTHDGFSHKHQRSRAIWLKEGNRNTRYFHKRASNRRQKNSIKGLFDQEGTWQEFSPGIEKVVLEYFQSVFSSQPSNLVAQDTVLQAISPRNTVSMNASLLAPDTTEDVREALFQMHPSKAPGPDGMSPFFFQKYWDLVGQEISNAVISMLRRMEMLPDLNFTHVVLIPKVKEVTTMSHLRLIALCVVQDCFQSCG, encoded by the exons ATGAACTGCCTGATTTGGAACTATCAAGTGATAGTAAATAACAGAACTCGTTATGCCCTCAAGTCGTTGATACAAAAGCACAAGGCTTCTTTGGTTTTTCTCAGCGAGACTCACTGCACAAAACTGCAGCACCAGTCGCTCTTAAAATCGACTGGCCTTTCTCAGATTGCTCACTTCGATCGTGTTGACAGAGCAGGCGGGTTGGCTTTGTTGTGGGATGCCTCTATCTCCGTCAATGTCAGAATGGTTGATCGCTACTTCATTGATGCGATTGTGAAGGGTCCAGACCAAGTGGAATGGCGTTTCACCAGTTTCTACGGACACCCGGAGACCAAGCGGCATCATAACTCGTGGGATTTGCTTAGGTCCTTAGCCGGGGATCCGCTAGAGAGGTGGGTTGTTGCAGGGGATTTTAATGAGATTTTGGAGTTGGGGGAGAAATCAGGTGGAAGGCTTTGGAATCTGGGGCAGATGCAGGCCTTCCGTCAAGCATTGACAAACTATCATTTGGAAGACATGGGGGCTGCTGGAGGGTCGTATACTTGGTGTGATTCTAGGACGAAAGAAAGGCTGGACAGATGCACTGCTTCCTCGACGTGGTGGGCTGCTTTCAGTTTTTCGAGAGTCGTACATTTGCATCCTAGCCGGTCTAACCATGTTCCTCTATTACTAGAAGTACGCTGTGTTCCACCGGGGCATGAGCGACGGAGAAGACAGTTCCGGTTTGAGGAGATGTGGTGCACCCATGACGGTTTTTCTCATAAG CACCAACGATCAAGAGCTATTTGGCTTAAGGAAGGAAATAGAAATACAAGATACTTTCATAAACGAGCTTCTAATCGTCGTCAGAAGAATAGCATTAAAGGGCTCTTTGACCAGGAGGGTACATGGCAGGAGTTTTCTCCAGGGATAGAGAAAGTTGTTTTGGAATATTTTCAGTCAGTTTTTAGCTCCCAACCCTCTAATTTGGTAGCTCAGGATACTGTACTCCAGGCCATCTCACCTAGAAATACAGTGTCTATGAATGCTTCTCTGTTGGCCCCTGATACCACAGAGGATGTCCGTGAAGCGCTTTTCCAAATGCATCCTTCTAAGGCACCGGGGCCTGATGGCATGTCTCCGTTTTTCTTTCAGAAATATTGGGATTTGGTAGGGCAGGAGATTAGCAATGCGGTCATCTCGATGTTGAGAAGGATGGAGATGCTCCCAGATTTGAACTTTACTCATGTCGTGTTAATCCCAAAAGTCAAGGAGGTGACAACTATGTCACATTTGAGACTCATAGCTCTATGTGTTGTACAAGATTGCTTCCAAAGTTGTGGCTAA
- the LOC112171900 gene encoding uncharacterized protein LOC112171900 isoform X1, producing MSLVFLVYCIQISVNSFFFSIGLCRNPMKILIPTINDGALKITTRNQLFVCQNRVLKFKSGDLLKSMKTKHHHLTCTSLTLKRDIVVLYINHIAPGGLLQWRFEFMGTIWSRFLLLWWFWRTGQLAEHHFIDDCGSLCQTLREKYELWFERIHARLAVPLSVRLLKLQSKSQPSSANTKCHVWIQ from the exons ATGAGTCTAGTTTTCTTGGTCTATTGCATACAGATTAGCGTAAATTCATTCTTCTTTTCTATTGGTCTTTGTAGGAATCCGATGAAGATACTGATCCCAACAATTAACGATGGTGCATTGAAAATCACCACCAGGAACCAACTATTCGTATGTCAAAATAGAGTATTGAAATTTAAAAGTGGAGATTTACTCAAGTCCATGAAGACGAAGCACCACCACCTTACCTGCACAAGCTTGACTTTAAAAAG GGACATCGTTGTGCTATATATAAATCATATTGCCCCCGGTGGCTTATTGCAATGGAG ATTTGAGTTTATGGGAACAATATGGAGTCGTTTCTTACTGCTATGGTGGTTTTGGAGGACAGGACAGCTAGCTGAACATCATTTCATTGATGACTGCGGATCATTGTGTCAAACTCTGAGGGAAAAATATGAACTTTGG TTCGAGAGGATACATGCAAGATTGGCTGTCCCACTGTCTGTGCGGCTGCTGAAATTACAGAGTAAATCTCAGCCCTCATCAGCTAATACCAAATGTCATGTGTGGATACAGTAA
- the LOC112170924 gene encoding uncharacterized protein LOC112170924: protein MVHLRGLLLLNGDYGKGTLFHPSYSFCVLRAYLLLSLMRTWQGLRICDGAPMISHLLFADDSMLDSFTSPEDCHRIRHLLNTYERASGQQVNLQKSNVVFSGSVLPHLRDNLAQILGVQVVSKHEKYLGIPTLVGRSKTETFAFIKDKLSKKLTGKRTKLLSSAGKEILMW, encoded by the coding sequence ATGGTGCACCTAAGGGGTTTATTGCTCCTCAACGGGGATTACGGCAAGGGGACCCTATTTCACCCTAGTTATTCCTTTTGTGTGCTGAGGGCTTATCTGCTCTTATCTCTCATGCGGACATGGCAGGGTCTTCGTATTTGTGATGGAGCACCTATGATTAGTCATCTACTCTTTGCTGATGACAGTATGTTGGATTCCTTTACCAGCCCTGAGGATTGTCACAGGATTCGTCACTTGCTTAATACCTATGAGAGAGCATCCGGTCAGCAAGTGAATCTACAGAAAAGTAATGTGGTGTTTAGTGGTAGTGTTCTTCCCCATCTGCGTGACAACTTGGCACAAATTTTGGGGGTACAGGTAGTGTCGAAACATGAAAAGTATCTGGGTATTCCAACTCTTGTGGGACGGTCCAAGACTGAGACTTTTGCTTTTATTAAAGATAAGTTATCTAAGAAGCTGACAGGCAAGAGAACTAAATTATTGAGTAGTGCAGGAAAGGAAATTCTAATGTGGTGA
- the LOC112171900 gene encoding uncharacterized protein LOC112171900 isoform X2: MSLVFLVYCIQISVNSFFFSIGLCRNPMKILIPTINDGALKITTRNQLFVCQNRVLKFKSGDLLKSMKTKHHHLTCTSLTLKRDIVVLYINHIAPGGLLQWRFEFMGTIWSRFLLLWWFWRTGQLAEHHFIDDCGSLCQTLREKYELWVSSRGYMQDWLSHCLCGC, from the exons ATGAGTCTAGTTTTCTTGGTCTATTGCATACAGATTAGCGTAAATTCATTCTTCTTTTCTATTGGTCTTTGTAGGAATCCGATGAAGATACTGATCCCAACAATTAACGATGGTGCATTGAAAATCACCACCAGGAACCAACTATTCGTATGTCAAAATAGAGTATTGAAATTTAAAAGTGGAGATTTACTCAAGTCCATGAAGACGAAGCACCACCACCTTACCTGCACAAGCTTGACTTTAAAAAG GGACATCGTTGTGCTATATATAAATCATATTGCCCCCGGTGGCTTATTGCAATGGAG ATTTGAGTTTATGGGAACAATATGGAGTCGTTTCTTACTGCTATGGTGGTTTTGGAGGACAGGACAGCTAGCTGAACATCATTTCATTGATGACTGCGGATCATTGTGTCAAACTCTGAGGGAAAAATATGAACTTTGGGTGAG TTCGAGAGGATACATGCAAGATTGGCTGTCCCACTGTCTGTGCGGCTGCTGA